One genomic segment of Micromonospora sp. WMMC415 includes these proteins:
- a CDS encoding ribonucleotide-diphosphate reductase subunit beta, with protein sequence MLLDPGMDLTLRPMRYPHFFDRFKDAIRNTWTVEEVDLHSDLADLARLSPAEQHLVSRLVAFFATGDTIVANNLVLNLYQHVNSPEGRLYLSRQLFEEAVHVQFYLNLLDTYVPDEKERFAAFAAIENIPSIRRKAEFCFRWIDSVFELRELKSREDRRAFLLNLICFAACIEGLFFYGAFAYVYYLRSRGLLNGLASGTNWVFRDESMHMAFAFDVVDTVRREEPDLFDDELVQRVREMLAEAVECEVQFAEDLLEQGVSGLSLGDMRLYLQHVADRRLAQLGIAPLYGSTNPFAFMELQDVQELSNFFERRVSAYQVGVTGSVTFDDDF encoded by the coding sequence ATGCTGCTCGACCCCGGCATGGATCTGACCCTGCGCCCGATGCGCTACCCGCACTTCTTCGACCGGTTCAAGGACGCGATCAGGAACACCTGGACCGTCGAGGAGGTCGACCTGCACTCCGACCTCGCCGATCTGGCCCGGCTCTCCCCCGCCGAGCAGCACCTGGTGTCCCGCCTGGTCGCGTTCTTCGCCACCGGCGACACGATCGTCGCCAACAATCTCGTGCTCAACCTCTACCAGCACGTCAACTCCCCCGAGGGCCGGCTCTACCTGTCCCGGCAGCTGTTCGAGGAAGCCGTGCACGTCCAGTTCTACCTGAACCTGCTCGACACGTACGTCCCCGACGAGAAGGAACGCTTCGCGGCGTTCGCCGCGATCGAGAACATCCCGTCCATCCGACGCAAGGCCGAGTTCTGCTTCCGCTGGATCGACTCCGTCTTCGAGCTCCGCGAGCTGAAGAGCCGCGAGGACCGCAGGGCGTTCCTGCTCAACCTGATCTGCTTCGCCGCGTGCATCGAGGGCCTCTTCTTCTACGGCGCCTTCGCGTACGTCTACTACCTGCGCTCCCGGGGCCTGCTCAACGGCCTCGCCTCCGGCACCAACTGGGTGTTCCGCGACGAGTCGATGCACATGGCGTTCGCCTTCGACGTGGTGGACACCGTACGGCGTGAGGAGCCGGACTTGTTCGACGACGAGTTGGTCCAGCGGGTCCGGGAGATGCTGGCCGAGGCGGTCGAGTGCGAGGTCCAGTTCGCCGAGGACCTGCTCGAACAGGGCGTCTCCGGGCTCTCCCTGGGCGACATGCGGCTGTACCTGCAGCACGTCGCCGACCGCCGGCTCGCCCAGCTCGGCATTGCACCGCTCTACGGCTCGACGAACCCCTTCGCGTTCATGGAACTGCAGGACGTACAGGAACTGTCGAACTTCTTCGAGCGGCGCGTGTCGGCGTACCAGGTGGGCGTCACCGGAAGCGTCACCTTCGACGACGACTTCTGA
- a CDS encoding glycosyl hydrolase family 18 protein, with translation MHLPRRATVAALALLLLPTAVITATPAAAAAGLTATFSSADHGSWWQSRYVVANPTSAAITGWTLEFDLPSGVTMGGSYNGKATVSGSHVTVVNEYYNGSVQPGGSTEPYSFWFIASGPGTPTNCRINGSKCDGSADRPPSPPTGLRSTGRTTRTVSLAWDAAAGGDFPVAGYDVYRGGTLATSVTGTSAVVTGLSPDTAYTFTVTSKDTRGNRSAASTPVTVTTLNPSDDNTAPSPPGNLRSTGRTSSSVSLAWNASTDASGIAGYDVYRGGTLALSVTGTTATVTGLAPSTAYTFTVKARDRYDNASAASNAVTATTDDVVGGGGHARVGYFVQWGIYGRQYFVKNLDTTGAAAKLTHINYAFTNLDPVNLTCLNGVTKGTTPDPQDPDQGTGAGDADADYTRPMSAAQSVDGVADTGWEPLRGNFNQLKKLKAKHPHLKVLISLGGWTYSKFFSDAAATDAARKKFVKSCIDMYIKGDLPAYNGAGGAGVAAGIFDGIDLDWEWPGAEGHPGNHWGPQDKANNLLLFAEFRRQLDELGATTGKRYLLTAFTPADPAKIAAGWDISTSDGTPSVFDYMDFANVQGYDFHGAGSDNSWEPNRTGHASNLYTDAQDPYTVHFSYADAIQAYLDAGVNPRKLTIGLPFHGRGWQGVTDGGVHGEWQAATGAAPGQFAEEAGTRGYSNLIASVPGCTVHHDEQSISTYCYTGPGGQWWTFDDPWSLQRKTAWLKSKGLLGVMIWEMSGDTGTLMNAVDGGLN, from the coding sequence ATGCATCTACCGCGCCGCGCCACCGTCGCGGCCCTCGCTCTGCTGCTCTTGCCCACCGCCGTCATCACAGCCACGCCAGCGGCAGCCGCCGCCGGCCTGACCGCCACCTTCTCCAGCGCCGACCACGGCTCCTGGTGGCAGTCCAGGTACGTCGTCGCGAACCCGACCAGCGCCGCCATCACCGGCTGGACGCTGGAGTTCGACCTACCGTCCGGCGTCACCATGGGCGGCTCCTACAACGGCAAGGCCACCGTGTCCGGCAGTCACGTGACCGTCGTCAACGAGTACTACAACGGATCGGTCCAGCCCGGTGGCAGCACCGAGCCGTACAGCTTCTGGTTCATCGCCTCGGGACCGGGCACCCCGACCAACTGCCGGATCAACGGCAGCAAGTGCGACGGCAGCGCCGACCGGCCACCGTCGCCCCCGACCGGCCTGCGCTCGACCGGCCGCACCACCAGGACCGTGTCGCTGGCCTGGGACGCGGCAGCCGGCGGGGACTTCCCGGTGGCCGGCTACGACGTCTACCGCGGCGGCACCCTCGCCACCAGCGTCACCGGCACGTCGGCTGTGGTCACCGGGTTGTCCCCCGACACGGCGTACACGTTCACCGTGACGTCGAAGGACACCCGCGGGAACCGGTCCGCGGCGAGCACACCGGTCACGGTGACCACGCTCAACCCGTCCGACGACAACACGGCGCCAAGTCCACCGGGCAACCTGCGCTCGACGGGCAGGACGTCCAGCAGCGTGTCGTTGGCCTGGAACGCCTCGACCGACGCCAGCGGGATCGCCGGCTACGACGTCTATCGGGGCGGCACCCTGGCCCTGTCCGTCACCGGCACCACCGCGACGGTGACCGGGCTTGCGCCGTCGACGGCGTACACGTTCACGGTGAAGGCCCGCGACCGGTACGACAACGCCTCGGCGGCCAGCAACGCGGTCACCGCGACGACCGATGACGTGGTCGGCGGTGGCGGCCATGCCCGGGTCGGATACTTCGTCCAGTGGGGCATCTACGGCCGGCAGTACTTCGTCAAGAACCTGGACACCACCGGCGCGGCGGCGAAGCTGACCCACATCAACTACGCCTTCACCAACCTCGACCCGGTGAACCTGACCTGCCTCAACGGCGTCACCAAGGGCACCACCCCCGACCCGCAGGACCCCGACCAGGGCACCGGCGCCGGTGACGCCGACGCCGACTACACCCGACCGATGAGCGCGGCGCAGTCCGTCGACGGGGTCGCCGACACCGGCTGGGAGCCACTGCGGGGAAACTTCAACCAGCTCAAGAAACTCAAGGCCAAGCACCCGCACCTCAAGGTGTTGATCTCGCTCGGCGGCTGGACGTACTCGAAGTTCTTCTCCGACGCGGCGGCCACCGACGCGGCGCGGAAGAAGTTCGTCAAGTCCTGCATCGACATGTACATCAAGGGCGACCTGCCGGCGTACAACGGCGCCGGCGGCGCGGGCGTGGCCGCCGGCATCTTCGACGGCATCGACCTGGACTGGGAATGGCCCGGTGCCGAAGGACACCCGGGCAACCACTGGGGCCCGCAGGACAAGGCGAACAACCTGCTGCTGTTCGCCGAGTTCCGCCGGCAACTCGATGAGCTGGGCGCGACCACCGGCAAGCGGTACCTGTTGACCGCGTTCACGCCGGCCGACCCCGCGAAGATCGCTGCCGGCTGGGACATCAGCACCTCCGACGGCACCCCGAGCGTGTTCGACTACATGGACTTCGCCAACGTGCAGGGATACGACTTCCACGGCGCGGGCAGCGACAACTCATGGGAGCCGAACCGGACGGGCCACGCCTCCAACCTCTACACCGACGCGCAGGACCCGTACACCGTCCACTTCAGCTATGCCGACGCCATCCAGGCCTACCTGGATGCCGGCGTGAACCCGCGCAAGCTCACCATCGGGCTGCCGTTCCACGGCCGCGGCTGGCAGGGCGTGACCGACGGCGGGGTGCACGGCGAGTGGCAGGCCGCCACCGGCGCGGCGCCCGGCCAGTTCGCGGAGGAGGCCGGTACGCGGGGCTACAGCAACCTGATCGCCAGCGTGCCGGGCTGCACCGTCCACCACGACGAGCAGTCGATCTCGACGTACTGCTACACCGGGCCCGGTGGCCAGTGGTGGACGTTCGACGACCCCTGGTCTCTGCAGCGCAAGACCGCTTGGTTGAAGTCCAAGGGTCTGCTCGGCGTGATGATCTGGGAGATGTCCGGCGACACCGGGACACTGATGAACGCCGTCGACGGCGGACTGAACTGA
- a CDS encoding LysR family transcriptional regulator: MVALDLRRLRFLREFEERGTLGAVAAALGYSPSTVSQQLTLLERETGARLFEKAGRGVRLTDAGRLLAQHARVLLSAAEAAEADLAALGGDIRGAVRAGGLQSAARRLLVPAVARMTADHPQVRAEIFELELEQALPGLRLGAVDLVIGDEYDGHPRPRPAGLRFALLHEEPLKVVLPAAHPLATTGGPVSVAALRSDVWAASAEGTGHHAMVVGTCRSLGGYEPDLRHRASDADVQLELVRVAAAVALMPALTLPTGDPALAIRDVAEATLRRRLVVVTRDTPPAPALTALLAAVTDQTRKINGDPDQLPSR, translated from the coding sequence ATGGTCGCATTGGATCTTCGCCGCCTCCGCTTCCTTCGGGAATTCGAGGAGCGCGGCACCCTCGGAGCCGTCGCCGCCGCTCTGGGCTACAGCCCGTCGACGGTCTCCCAGCAACTGACCCTCCTGGAGAGGGAGACCGGTGCCCGGCTGTTCGAGAAGGCCGGGCGCGGCGTCCGGCTCACCGACGCCGGGCGACTGCTGGCCCAGCATGCGCGCGTGCTGCTGTCGGCGGCGGAGGCGGCGGAGGCGGACCTGGCGGCCCTGGGCGGCGACATCCGGGGCGCGGTGCGAGCTGGCGGCCTGCAATCGGCGGCTCGCCGTCTGCTGGTGCCCGCTGTGGCCCGCATGACGGCCGACCACCCGCAGGTGCGCGCGGAGATCTTCGAACTCGAACTCGAACAGGCGCTACCCGGCCTGCGGCTGGGCGCGGTCGACCTGGTGATCGGCGACGAGTACGACGGCCACCCCCGGCCCCGGCCGGCAGGGCTACGCTTCGCGCTCCTGCACGAGGAACCGCTGAAGGTCGTGTTACCGGCAGCGCATCCACTCGCCACAACGGGAGGACCCGTGTCGGTCGCGGCGCTGCGATCCGACGTCTGGGCCGCCTCCGCCGAGGGGACCGGCCACCACGCCATGGTGGTCGGGACCTGCCGGTCCCTCGGCGGGTACGAGCCCGACCTGCGACACCGCGCCAGCGACGCCGACGTGCAACTCGAACTCGTCCGCGTCGCAGCAGCCGTCGCGTTGATGCCGGCGTTGACCCTACCGACCGGCGATCCCGCTCTGGCGATCCGTGACGTTGCCGAAGCCACCCTCCGGCGCCGCCTGGTCGTCGTCACCCGAGACACCCCGCCGGCTCCCGCACTGACCGCTCTCCTGGCAGCGGTGACGGATCAGACGCGCAAGATCAACGGAGATCCGGATCAGCTACCGTCGAGGTGA
- a CDS encoding acetyl-CoA carboxylase carboxyltransferase subunit alpha/beta: MRRSARGLIDLVIEPGTWESWDEPVADPTPLDADYAEALAAARRATGVDEAVITGAGRLGGRRVAVIAGEFAFLGGSIGVAAAERLTRAVERATAERIPLLAAPASGGTRMQEGSIAFVQMVKISQAITAHKAAGLPYLVYLRHPTTGGVYASWGSLGHLTVAEPGALIGFLGPKVHEALTGSPFPAGVQVAENLHRHGLIDAVVAPEQVAPLAARALATLSAPRRLPRPPVPAEDPPDERTAWDAVRRSRRADRPGIRRLLRHAGRDVVPLHGTQSGETGAGVIVVLARFGEAPAVVVGHDRRDSPPDPAGLRAVRRGFKLAAELGLPVVTVVDTPGAALSPQAEEGGLAGEIAHCLADLVTLPVPTLCVLLGQGSGGAALALLPADRVIAAAHGWLSPLPPEGASAILHRTVERAPEISAAQGIRAQDLRARGIVDRIVAERPDAADEPAAFLDRLGAVLAHELATLLDVDPADRLQARRARYRRL; this comes from the coding sequence GTGAGGAGATCGGCACGGGGTCTGATCGATCTGGTCATCGAGCCGGGAACCTGGGAGTCGTGGGACGAACCCGTTGCCGACCCAACCCCGCTCGACGCCGACTACGCGGAGGCGCTGGCGGCCGCGCGCCGGGCCACCGGAGTCGACGAGGCGGTCATCACCGGCGCGGGCCGGCTGGGCGGGCGGCGGGTCGCCGTCATCGCCGGCGAGTTCGCATTTCTCGGCGGCTCGATCGGCGTCGCGGCGGCCGAGCGGCTCACCCGGGCCGTCGAGCGGGCGACCGCCGAGCGGATCCCGTTGCTGGCCGCGCCCGCGAGCGGCGGCACCCGGATGCAGGAAGGCTCGATCGCGTTCGTGCAGATGGTGAAGATCAGCCAGGCGATCACCGCGCACAAGGCCGCGGGGCTGCCATACCTGGTCTACCTGCGGCACCCGACAACCGGCGGCGTGTACGCGTCGTGGGGGTCCCTCGGGCACCTGACAGTCGCCGAGCCGGGCGCGCTGATCGGCTTCCTCGGGCCGAAGGTGCACGAGGCGCTGACCGGCTCGCCGTTCCCGGCCGGCGTGCAGGTCGCCGAGAACCTCCACCGACACGGTCTGATCGACGCGGTCGTCGCGCCGGAGCAGGTGGCGCCGCTGGCCGCGCGAGCGCTGGCCACTCTCAGCGCGCCGCGCCGCCTCCCCCGTCCGCCCGTCCCGGCGGAAGACCCGCCCGACGAACGCACCGCCTGGGACGCCGTCCGACGATCCCGGCGAGCAGACCGTCCCGGAATCCGCCGACTGCTGAGACACGCCGGCCGGGATGTCGTGCCGTTGCACGGTACGCAGAGCGGCGAAACCGGAGCCGGTGTGATCGTGGTGCTGGCCCGCTTCGGGGAGGCCCCCGCCGTGGTTGTCGGACACGACCGGCGCGACAGCCCGCCCGACCCCGCTGGCCTTCGGGCCGTCCGGCGGGGGTTCAAGCTCGCCGCGGAGTTGGGCCTGCCCGTCGTCACCGTTGTCGACACGCCGGGCGCCGCCCTGTCACCACAGGCCGAGGAGGGTGGCCTGGCCGGAGAGATCGCCCACTGCCTTGCCGATCTCGTCACCCTGCCGGTGCCGACCCTGTGCGTGTTGTTGGGTCAGGGCAGCGGCGGCGCCGCCTTGGCCCTCCTGCCGGCCGACCGTGTCATCGCCGCGGCGCACGGCTGGCTCTCGCCGCTGCCGCCGGAGGGCGCGTCGGCGATCCTCCATCGCACCGTCGAACGGGCGCCGGAGATCTCCGCCGCGCAGGGCATCCGTGCGCAGGACCTGCGGGCGAGGGGCATCGTGGACCGGATCGTGGCCGAGCGACCCGACGCCGCCGACGAGCCCGCGGCGTTCCTCGACCGGCTGGGGGCGGTACTGGCGCACGAGCTGGCCACCCTGCTCGACGTCGACCCGGCGGACCGCCTCCAGGCCCGCCGGGCCCGCTACCGTCGACTCTGA
- a CDS encoding LLM class F420-dependent oxidoreductase: MKLGYTTGYWSSGPPAGVTEAIAEADRLGFDSVWAAEAYGSDCLTPLAWWGASTSRVRLGTNIMQMSARTPTAAAMAALTLDHLSGGRFILGLGASGPQVVEGWYGQPYPRPLARTREYIEIVRAVLARTGPVEYDGEFYQLPHRGGTGLGKPLKSTVHPLRADIPIFLAAEGPKNVALAAEIADGWLPLFFSPKADGFYRSALAEGFARPGARRGPDTFEIAATVPIVVDDDVERAADRIRPFVALYVGGMGAKSANFHRDVIARLGYERECDVITEAYLAGNKQEAIAAVPTALVEDIALIGPTAKIKDELQRWRETVITTLLVQGGPRQLRQFAELVD; this comes from the coding sequence ATGAAACTCGGGTACACCACCGGCTACTGGTCCTCCGGCCCCCCGGCCGGCGTCACGGAGGCCATCGCGGAGGCCGACCGCCTCGGCTTCGACTCGGTCTGGGCCGCCGAGGCGTACGGATCGGACTGCCTGACCCCGCTCGCCTGGTGGGGCGCCAGCACCTCCCGCGTGCGGCTGGGCACCAACATCATGCAGATGTCGGCCCGCACGCCGACGGCGGCCGCGATGGCGGCGCTCACCCTCGACCACCTGTCCGGCGGCCGGTTCATCCTCGGGCTCGGCGCCTCCGGCCCCCAGGTCGTGGAGGGCTGGTACGGCCAGCCGTACCCCCGGCCGCTGGCCCGCACCCGGGAGTACATCGAGATCGTCCGCGCCGTCCTCGCCCGCACCGGCCCGGTCGAGTACGACGGCGAGTTCTACCAGCTGCCGCACCGTGGCGGCACCGGCCTGGGCAAGCCGCTGAAGTCCACCGTCCACCCGCTGCGCGCCGACATCCCGATCTTCCTCGCCGCCGAAGGGCCGAAGAACGTGGCGCTGGCCGCCGAGATCGCCGACGGCTGGCTGCCGTTGTTCTTCTCCCCCAAGGCGGACGGCTTCTACCGCTCCGCGCTGGCCGAGGGCTTCGCCCGACCGGGCGCCCGGCGCGGCCCGGACACGTTCGAGATCGCCGCGACCGTGCCGATCGTCGTCGACGACGACGTGGAGCGGGCGGCCGATCGCATCCGGCCGTTCGTCGCACTGTACGTCGGTGGCATGGGTGCCAAGTCGGCCAACTTCCACCGGGACGTCATCGCCCGCCTCGGATACGAGCGGGAGTGCGACGTCATCACCGAGGCGTACCTGGCTGGCAACAAGCAGGAGGCGATCGCCGCCGTACCGACCGCGCTGGTGGAGGACATCGCGCTGATCGGGCCGACCGCGAAGATCAAGGACGAGCTGCAGCGGTGGCGCGAGACGGTGATCACCACCCTGCTGGTCCAGGGCGGCCCACGACAGCTGCGCCAGTTCGCCGAGTTGGTCGACTGA
- a CDS encoding DMT family transporter translates to MGPALCLVSAACFGAMAIFGKFAYDAGVSPGALLLVRFSLAAALLGVLLLLRPGLRRAEPGAHGGLPAGRAPAGHGRVLATAIGLGAIGYATQAGLFFSALQLMDASLLSLILYTYPVLVTVGAVLLGRDRLTPGRSAALVAASGGALLVLLGAGGVSFHPLGALLAFGSAITYTIYILVADTVVHRLPPVVLSALVMAGAAGTLGARAGFTGGVDLGFGLPGWFWLACIAGVSTVLAMLTFFAGLKRTGPSTAAILSTFEPVVTTALAALTLGESLTPVQLAGGALVLSSVAVLQVRPARGRKQDQASRPAPDQPDRACHGAPAAAQSKSGEPQAVAPSAEPAARCGSSQRPRACC, encoded by the coding sequence ATGGGTCCCGCACTGTGTCTTGTCTCCGCGGCCTGTTTCGGCGCTATGGCGATCTTCGGCAAGTTCGCCTATGACGCCGGCGTCTCACCGGGGGCTCTGCTGCTGGTGCGCTTCAGCCTGGCGGCCGCGCTGCTGGGGGTTCTCCTGCTCCTGCGGCCGGGGCTACGACGAGCGGAACCGGGTGCACACGGTGGCCTACCGGCCGGTCGGGCACCGGCAGGGCACGGCCGGGTGCTGGCTACCGCCATCGGGTTGGGCGCGATCGGGTACGCGACCCAGGCGGGCCTGTTCTTCTCGGCCTTGCAGCTGATGGATGCCTCGCTGTTGTCCCTGATCCTCTACACCTACCCGGTCCTGGTCACCGTGGGCGCGGTACTGCTCGGCCGGGACCGGCTGACCCCCGGACGTTCCGCCGCGCTGGTGGCCGCGTCGGGCGGAGCGTTGCTGGTCCTGCTCGGCGCCGGCGGGGTGAGTTTCCACCCGCTCGGCGCGCTGCTGGCCTTCGGTTCGGCGATCACCTACACCATCTACATCCTCGTCGCGGACACCGTCGTGCACCGGCTGCCGCCCGTGGTGCTGTCCGCGCTGGTGATGGCCGGGGCTGCCGGCACCCTCGGCGCCCGCGCCGGGTTCACCGGCGGGGTCGACCTCGGCTTCGGGTTGCCGGGATGGTTCTGGCTGGCCTGTATCGCCGGCGTCTCCACCGTGTTGGCGATGCTCACCTTCTTCGCCGGCCTGAAGCGGACCGGTCCGTCGACCGCCGCCATCCTGTCCACCTTCGAACCCGTGGTCACCACCGCACTGGCGGCGCTCACCCTCGGCGAATCCCTGACCCCAGTTCAGCTCGCCGGCGGTGCCCTGGTGCTGTCGTCCGTCGCTGTTCTCCAGGTCCGCCCAGCGAGGGGCCGGAAGCAGGATCAGGCCTCACGCCCGGCGCCCGACCAACCCGACCGCGCCTGCCACGGGGCGCCGGCGGCCGCGCAGAGCAAATCCGGCGAACCGCAGGCGGTGGCGCCATCGGCTGAGCCGGCCGCCCGGTGCGGCTCATCGCAGCGCCCGCGTGCCTGTTGCTAA
- a CDS encoding GNAT family N-acetyltransferase has product MSIVLSEPAVDGLSEAVRVLREWQYDGAPMQLHPGDLGWHWRFGAEATAAAVRTWSRDGQILAVGLLDSPGLLRLAIAPDVQDDEELARQMVTDVTRPERGVLPQGNVYIEARCGALLHGLLFDDGWDADEPWTPLRRDLAEPVEGCGVRIELIGPARAHVRSAVQRASFDRSTFTDERWHAMAAGSPYADARCLVAYDDQGTAVAAATVWSAGPGKPGLLEPVGVHRDHRGHGYGKAVAVAAAAALRALGSSSAIVCAESSNVGAVATYRSAGFEQLPEVRDLHRSA; this is encoded by the coding sequence GTGTCGATCGTGTTGAGCGAGCCAGCAGTCGATGGGTTGAGCGAGGCCGTGCGCGTGCTGCGGGAGTGGCAGTACGACGGGGCGCCGATGCAGCTGCACCCAGGGGACCTGGGCTGGCACTGGCGGTTCGGCGCTGAGGCGACGGCCGCGGCGGTCCGGACCTGGAGCCGTGACGGACAGATTCTCGCCGTCGGGCTGTTGGACAGTCCCGGCCTGTTACGACTGGCGATCGCACCGGACGTTCAGGACGACGAGGAGCTTGCCCGACAGATGGTCACCGACGTGACCCGGCCGGAGCGCGGCGTCCTGCCGCAGGGGAACGTCTACATCGAAGCACGATGTGGCGCATTGCTCCACGGGCTGCTGTTCGATGACGGGTGGGACGCCGACGAGCCGTGGACACCGCTGCGGCGCGACCTCGCGGAGCCGGTGGAGGGCTGCGGCGTGCGGATCGAGCTGATCGGCCCGGCGCGGGCGCACGTGCGGTCCGCCGTCCAGCGGGCGTCGTTCGACAGGTCGACCTTCACCGACGAGCGCTGGCACGCGATGGCCGCCGGATCACCGTACGCCGACGCCCGGTGCCTGGTCGCGTACGACGACCAGGGCACCGCGGTGGCGGCCGCGACGGTGTGGTCCGCCGGTCCGGGGAAGCCCGGGTTGCTGGAACCGGTGGGCGTGCACCGCGACCATCGCGGACACGGCTACGGCAAGGCGGTCGCCGTCGCCGCGGCGGCCGCCCTCCGGGCACTGGGCTCGTCGAGCGCGATCGTGTGCGCCGAGAGCTCCAACGTCGGCGCCGTTGCCACCTACCGGTCGGCCGGCTTCGAACAGCTCCCTGAGGTGCGGGACCTGCACCGGAGCGCCTAG
- a CDS encoding serine protease, translated as MRQVLRRLRTAAVTFSACTLGLSLVSVPAAEAYSAQPLAPHSERAPESDQFSAEGVTTVGELRTVDGSLSYARAGRRQIIRHPGAAYVKVHFSSLRLAHGDYVTVSSPDGRESYRYDRYLNRATSSDYTTDGQPGFWAMSVEGDTAVVTLHSSRPAHGRAATIDRFWRGYDRTEITQYNLSTLSVCSTDARRDVVCYQNSHPSEYARSNAVARLLISGGGLCTTWRVGNTNRMLTNKHCMSTQSTVSGSEMQFNYQCATCGGANPGPGTKVSGATLYRVSSGGSSQLDYTLYSVNNFTSIQGFGTLYLATTATSTGAQMYIPGHGDGSPKRLSIYENAQGGTRCTVRNANYNTWNISYSCDTSGGNSGSPVLNASHRVIALHHLGGCPSNQGAKAHVIYNEIAGLIDNG; from the coding sequence ATGAGACAGGTCCTGCGTCGCCTACGGACGGCGGCGGTCACGTTCAGTGCGTGCACGCTCGGGCTGAGCCTGGTGTCGGTGCCCGCCGCCGAGGCGTACTCGGCTCAACCGCTCGCACCGCATTCCGAGCGGGCACCGGAATCGGATCAGTTCTCGGCGGAGGGTGTGACCACGGTCGGTGAACTTCGCACCGTGGACGGCTCGCTGTCCTACGCCCGCGCCGGCCGGCGACAGATCATCCGGCACCCCGGCGCGGCGTACGTCAAGGTGCACTTCAGCTCACTGCGACTGGCTCACGGCGACTACGTCACCGTGTCGAGCCCCGACGGCCGGGAGAGCTACCGGTACGACCGCTACCTGAACCGGGCGACCAGCTCGGACTACACCACCGACGGACAGCCGGGCTTCTGGGCGATGTCGGTGGAGGGCGACACCGCCGTGGTGACGCTGCACAGCAGCCGCCCCGCGCACGGCAGGGCCGCGACCATCGACCGGTTCTGGCGCGGCTACGACCGGACGGAGATCACGCAGTACAACCTCTCCACGCTCTCCGTCTGCAGCACCGACGCCCGCCGCGACGTGGTCTGCTACCAGAACAGCCACCCCAGCGAGTACGCCCGCAGCAACGCGGTGGCGCGGCTGCTGATCAGCGGCGGTGGGTTGTGCACCACCTGGCGGGTCGGCAACACCAACCGCATGCTGACCAACAAGCACTGCATGTCGACGCAGTCGACTGTCAGCGGCAGCGAGATGCAGTTCAACTACCAGTGCGCCACCTGCGGCGGCGCCAACCCTGGCCCCGGCACCAAGGTGAGCGGCGCCACCCTCTACCGGGTGAGCAGCGGCGGCTCCAGCCAACTCGACTACACCCTGTACTCGGTGAACAACTTCACCAGCATCCAGGGCTTCGGCACGCTGTACCTGGCGACCACCGCCACCAGCACCGGCGCGCAGATGTACATCCCCGGACACGGCGACGGCAGCCCGAAGCGGCTGTCGATCTACGAGAACGCCCAGGGTGGCACGAGGTGCACCGTGCGGAACGCGAACTACAACACCTGGAACATCAGCTACAGCTGTGACACCTCTGGCGGCAACTCGGGCTCGCCGGTGCTGAACGCCAGCCACCGGGTGATCGCCCTGCACCACCTCGGCGGCTGCCCGTCGAACCAGGGCGCCAAGGCACACGTGATCTACAACGAGATCGCCGGCCTGATCGACAACGGCTGA
- a CDS encoding nuclear transport factor 2 family protein has product MTTVERFRAAVEAGDPAAFEGLFSPDVRFFSPVKFTPFEGAPAVHGLLGVLLRTFEDFRYVGQLAGEAEIGTAGRPVESHILIFRATVRGKQIHGLDLLQLGDDGLIEEFTVMVRPLSAVTTLSEAVVAGLAADGIAP; this is encoded by the coding sequence GTGACGACCGTCGAGCGGTTCCGTGCCGCAGTCGAGGCCGGGGACCCGGCCGCGTTCGAGGGGCTGTTCAGCCCGGACGTCCGCTTCTTCAGTCCGGTGAAGTTCACCCCGTTCGAGGGGGCGCCGGCCGTCCACGGGCTCCTCGGCGTGCTCCTACGCACGTTCGAGGATTTCCGGTACGTCGGGCAACTGGCCGGCGAGGCCGAGATCGGCACGGCGGGCCGACCGGTCGAGTCGCACATCCTCATCTTCCGCGCGACCGTGCGCGGCAAGCAGATCCACGGCCTCGACCTGCTCCAGCTCGGCGACGACGGTCTGATCGAGGAGTTCACGGTCATGGTCCGCCCGCTGTCCGCCGTCACCACGTTGAGCGAGGCGGTCGTCGCCGGTCTCGCCGCCGACGGCATCGCCCCGTGA